One region of Arthrobacter sp. StoSoilB22 genomic DNA includes:
- a CDS encoding helix-turn-helix transcriptional regulator, with translation MPSGKQPESGQLARAFAAEVRAALARRRITAKQLALDTGLSSTYMGKRLRDESPFTLNDVEVICEKLGADSEAFRAAAAKALREAGVDDDPQE, from the coding sequence ATGCCATCGGGGAAACAGCCAGAATCAGGACAACTCGCGCGCGCCTTCGCAGCGGAGGTGCGTGCTGCTCTGGCGCGCCGCCGGATCACAGCCAAGCAACTGGCCCTAGATACCGGCTTATCCTCAACGTACATGGGCAAGCGTTTACGCGACGAGTCCCCATTTACTCTTAACGATGTCGAGGTGATCTGCGAGAAGCTCGGCGCGGACTCTGAGGCGTTCAGGGCGGCGGCCGCAAAGGCTCTGCGCGAGGCCGGGGTGGATGACGACCCGCAGGAATAG